The following is a genomic window from uncultured Draconibacterium sp..
TTCGCAATTTGATAGATGCTGTAAAAGAGGGTAAGATTGATGAAGCAACAATTAACACAGCTGTTGCCCATATTATTCGCTTAAAATTTGAAATGGGATTGTTTGAACATCCGTATGTAAACCCTGAAAAAGCGCAAAAAAATATCCGTACAAAAGAAAATATTAAAGTAGCTCTAAAAATAGCCCAAGAATCAATTGTCTTACTGAAAAATCAGAATGATATTCTTCCGTTAAGCAAGTCAATAAACAAAGTTGCAGTTATTGGTCCCAATGCCGATAATATGTACAATATGCTCGGAGATTATACTGCTCCACAAGATTCAACAAACATAAAAACAGTATTAGACGGTGTACTAAGTAAAATTGGAGCAGAAAAAATACAATATGTAAAAGGATGTGCCATTCGCGATACTTTACACGCAAATATCGACAAAGCTGTAAAAGCAGCACAAAATGCCGATGTGGCTATTGTGGTTGTTGGAGGATCGAGTGCTCGCGATTTCAAAACCAAATACATAGAAACAGGAGCTGCCATTGTTGCCAAAGGCCAAATAAGCGATATGGAAAGCGGCGAAGGATTTGATCGTTCAACATTAGAACTACTTGGCAAACAAATGGAACTCTTGAAAAAAATAAAAGCAAGCGGAACACCAATAGTTGTTATTTATATCCAAGGTCGTCCAATGAATATGAATTGGGCTAATGAAAATGCTGATGCTTTACTAACAGCTTGGTACCCCGGGCAAGAAGGAGGAAATGCTATTGCCGATGTATTGTTTGGCGACTATAACCCTGCAGGTCGACTACCGGTTTCTGTTCCTAAAAGTGTCGGGCAATTACCAGTGTATTATAACCAGCAGTCACCAATTCCTCACGATTATGTTGAAACTTCAGCTAGCCCTTTATTCGAATTTGGCTATGGATTGAGTTACACAAACTTTTCGTACAGCGATTTAAAAATAAATAAAACAAATGACAAGACATTTGATGTTTCGTTTACAATTACAAATACCGGAAACTACGCCGGAGATGAAGTGCCACAACTTTATTTGCGCGACGAATATGCGTCAACTGTTCAGCCGCTCAAACAGTTAAAACATTTCGACCGTATACATTTTGCAAAAGGAGAGAGCAAAACAATACACTTTACCCTTGATTCAAATGATTTATCGATTATAAATCAGAATATGGAACGAATCGTTGAACCAGGTAGCTTTAATGTAATGATTGGAACTTCGTCTGATAATATTCGCTTAAAAGAAAAGTTAGTCATAAAATAAGACATATGTTTAACAGCTTATCGATAGATTCGGTGCATTTTAAAATTCTACTTTATTTTACCACCGGAAAGTTGAGCGTTAATGAATAAGGATATTTGGGAAGAAATACAAGCTGGGAACAGGAAAGCATTTAAGCAACTTTTTGATGAATACTATTCACCATTATGTATTTATGCCAATTCGGTTTTAAACAACATGGAAATTTCGCAAGATGTTGTAAGTGATTGCTTTGTCCGTATTTGGGAAAAAAAAGCAGAAATAAAAGTCACCTCATCGATAAAACATTACCTTTTGTCATCGGTCAGAAATGCCATTTACAGCTATTTACGCTCTCCCGAAAGTAGAAAAGTCGACATCGAATCTATCGAATCTAAACTCGAAAGTGTACCAATTGAAGAGTATAATCTAGAAAAAGAAGCAAGTATTCAACATTTATCTTCATTGATAGAAGAACTGCCCGAACAACGTAAAAAAATTCTAAAAATGGCAGCATTTGGAGGAAAAACATACAAAGAAATTGCAAAAATACTTGATATCTCGGAGAATACTGTGAACACCCAAATGTCGCGTGCTTACCGATTTTTACGCGAAAAATTAGGAGCAAATAAACTCTTAATGTGGTTAATCTTAAAAAATATTAAGAAAGTCTAAATTTATTGTCACTGTATTTGTCCATGTGCGCGTCTTATAGATGCAAACATCATAATGCGGCAAGATGGAAAGACAAAAAAATGACCATATTTGGGATTTAAGCATAAAATCATTTCACAATAGTCTAAGCGATACTGAAAAAATTGAATTAGAACAGGCTAAATTAAATCCGCAGACAAAAGACGAATTTGAAAGAGCCGAAAAAATACAAAGAAAAATAGCTAACAGTTACTTATTACAACAAATCGATAAAGAAAAACGTTGGGAACAAATTTATCGACAAATAAGTTTCTCATCCTATTTAAGAAGACAAGCCTTAAGCTTTTCGAAATATGCTGCCATTTTTATTTTTGCTTTATGTGTAGGGCTATTAATTCCCCATTTTATTAAACAAGAAGATGCCGGAACAAATAAAGTTGAAATTGAATGGGGACAAATGGGCAAAATAACCCTTTCGGATAATACAAAAGTTTGGCTTAATGCAGGAACAGTTTTAGAATACCCAAATACTTTTACCCCAAAAGAAAGAATTGTTCACCTTACAGGAGAAGCGCAATTTAAAGTAACACACAACGATTACAAGCCCTTTGAAGTGGTTACAAAAGCAGGTATTGTTAAAGTTTACGGAACAACCTTTAATGTTACAGCTTACGACAACGACCCTGACATTACAGTTACTTTAATTGAAGGAAAGGTGGCAGTTGAAAATACAAAAGGTCAACAATTAGCAATATTGAAACCTTCTGAACAAATTAAAATCAACAAACTCAATGGCAAAACATCCATTAAAAATGTAGATACCAGTTTTTATACCAGTTGGATAGACGGAAAAATATCGCTTGATGAAACCAAATTATCCGATTTAGCACCAATTTTAAGAAGATTATACAACGTAGATATTCAACTAATTGGCGAAGGTGTTGGCGACATACAAGTTTCGGGAACAATATCTAAGAGCAAACCTATCGACCTATTCTTCAGAGTATTAGGACGGATGTATGGAGTAAAATATGAAATAAAACCCAATAAAGATGGAAGAGACGAAATATTAATTTATAAAAAATAACAAGTATGGAAATATAACAAGTATGTAGAAAAGAAACGGTGAAAGTGTTTCCTCCACTCCCACCGTAGTGATGCTTTAACAGTTGTAGTGAACTAATTAAAACGTTTCAAATTTATGAAAAAAAAGAACAAATGCTATTGTCTTAACGGGCATTGGCGCAAAATTCTATTAACAATGAAACTCGCATGGATTTTTATTTTAACTGGTCTTATATCCGCTAATGCGACAAACTCATTTTCGCAGAATACCAGACTAGACCTAAAAATGGAGAGAACTTCTCTAAAATCAATCTTAAATGAGATTGAAGAAAAAACCGACTTTAACTTTTTGTATAAAAACAACGAAATTGAAGAGCTGACAAATTTGTCGATTGATGAAGAACAAGCGACAATTTCTGACATTTTAGATCATTTGTTAATAAACAAAGGGTTAGAATATGAACTATTTGACAAGTATATCCTGATCAAGAAAAAAGGTAACGACACCAAATTACCCAATAACGGGAAACAAGAAACAGCTGTTTCCGGGCGTGTTACCGACACATCGGGATTTCCACTTCCGGGAGTTGCCGTAATAGTAAAAGGGACTACCATAGGTACAACTACCGATACAAATGGTAAATTTACTTTAGACATTCCGGCAAGTGAAAAGGGCGGAATTATTTCATTCACGTTTATTGGAATGGAAGCACAAGAATTTCCGATTGAATCGCAAACTACTTTTGAAGTTGTAATGAAAGATGCAACAATAGGTGTAGATGAAGTAGTGGTTACCGCACTCGGAATCAAGAAAAGAGCAAAAACACTTACTTATAACGTTCAGGAAATAAAAACAAAAGAAATTGTAGGCGTAAAAGATGCCAACTTCATGAACAGCTTAGCCGGAAAAGTTGCCGGTGTTAATATTAATGCTAGTTCTTCAGGTATTGGTGGTGGCGTTAAGGTGGTAATGCGTGGCGCAAAATCAATTTCGGGCAATAACAATGCATTGTATGTTATTGATGGTATTCCGATGCCTTCACTTCAAACAACTCAGCCATCTGATTATTACACAGGTATGGGACAAAGTGGTGATGGTGCATCGATGCTTAACCCCGAAGATATCGAATCGATGTCGGTATTGAGCGGTGCTGCAGCTTCTGCGCTTTATGGAAGTGAGGCTGCCAATGGTGTAATCATGATTACCACAAAAAAAGGTTCCGAAGATAGAATGAATGTAAGCTATTCAAATAGTACTTCTTTCTTCTCTCCTTTTGTTACACCCGAATTTCAGAATACTTATGGAGCTTCTACCGGTTCATTACAAAGTTGGGGGGCAAAAATGGCACAACCCAGCAATTACGACCCGATGGATTTCTTCCAAACAGGAT
Proteins encoded in this region:
- a CDS encoding glycoside hydrolase family 3 N-terminal domain-containing protein — encoded protein: MKKLIPLIIILFISSPLLYAQKYKEVSLSADERTEDLIARMTIEEKVGQLLCPMGWEMYERNGTKVSPSAKFEKLVKEQHIGCLWAVYRADPWTKKTLENGLNPELAAKAGNALQKYVIENTRLSIPIFLAEEAPHGHMAIGTTVFPTGIGMASSWSAKTIEEVGKVIGKEVRLQGGHIAYGPVIDLSREPRWSRVEETFGEDPVLSGTLAAAEIKGEGAGDLSQPYSVISTLKHFVAYGVPSGGHNGSPSIVTPMDLYSNVLPPFKQAIDAGAMSVMTSYNSMNGTPSTANKTLLTNVLRDKWNFNGFVVSDLFSIEGIHREHFVAPTMQDAAIMAVNAGVDMDLGGDAFRNLIDAVKEGKIDEATINTAVAHIIRLKFEMGLFEHPYVNPEKAQKNIRTKENIKVALKIAQESIVLLKNQNDILPLSKSINKVAVIGPNADNMYNMLGDYTAPQDSTNIKTVLDGVLSKIGAEKIQYVKGCAIRDTLHANIDKAVKAAQNADVAIVVVGGSSARDFKTKYIETGAAIVAKGQISDMESGEGFDRSTLELLGKQMELLKKIKASGTPIVVIYIQGRPMNMNWANENADALLTAWYPGQEGGNAIADVLFGDYNPAGRLPVSVPKSVGQLPVYYNQQSPIPHDYVETSASPLFEFGYGLSYTNFSYSDLKINKTNDKTFDVSFTITNTGNYAGDEVPQLYLRDEYASTVQPLKQLKHFDRIHFAKGESKTIHFTLDSNDLSIINQNMERIVEPGSFNVMIGTSSDNIRLKEKLVIK
- a CDS encoding RNA polymerase sigma-70 factor, translating into MNKDIWEEIQAGNRKAFKQLFDEYYSPLCIYANSVLNNMEISQDVVSDCFVRIWEKKAEIKVTSSIKHYLLSSVRNAIYSYLRSPESRKVDIESIESKLESVPIEEYNLEKEASIQHLSSLIEELPEQRKKILKMAAFGGKTYKEIAKILDISENTVNTQMSRAYRFLREKLGANKLLMWLILKNIKKV
- a CDS encoding FecR domain-containing protein, which codes for MERQKNDHIWDLSIKSFHNSLSDTEKIELEQAKLNPQTKDEFERAEKIQRKIANSYLLQQIDKEKRWEQIYRQISFSSYLRRQALSFSKYAAIFIFALCVGLLIPHFIKQEDAGTNKVEIEWGQMGKITLSDNTKVWLNAGTVLEYPNTFTPKERIVHLTGEAQFKVTHNDYKPFEVVTKAGIVKVYGTTFNVTAYDNDPDITVTLIEGKVAVENTKGQQLAILKPSEQIKINKLNGKTSIKNVDTSFYTSWIDGKISLDETKLSDLAPILRRLYNVDIQLIGEGVGDIQVSGTISKSKPIDLFFRVLGRMYGVKYEIKPNKDGRDEILIYKK